From a region of the Chroicocephalus ridibundus chromosome 8, bChrRid1.1, whole genome shotgun sequence genome:
- the SLC6A9 gene encoding sodium- and chloride-dependent glycine transporter 1 isoform X3, with the protein MADKCSEGLLNGAVPGERGKQDKSVKRGNWGNQIEFVLTSVGYAVGLGNVWRFPYLCYRNGGGAFMFPYFIMLVFCGIPLFFMELSFGQFASQGCLGVWRVSPMFKGVGYGMMVVSTYIGIYYNVVICIAFYYFFVSMTRVLPWTYCSNAWNTPDCVGVLDGNVSSRAALNLTRFLNTTQKRTSPSEEYWRRYVLDLSDDIGNLGEVRLPLLGCLGVSWVVVFLCLIKGVKSSGKVVYFTATFPYVVLTILFVRGITLEGALTGIMYYLTPQWDKILDAKVWGDAASQIFYSLGCAWGGLITMASYNKFHNNCYRDSIIISITNCATSVYAGFVIFSILGFMANHLGVDVSKVADHGPGLAFVAYPEALTLLPISPLWSILFFFMLILLGLGTQFCLLETLVTAIVDEVGNEWIIRRKTFVTLGVAVVGFLLGVPLTTQAGIYWLLLMDNYAASFSLVVISCIMCVAIMYIYGHRSYFKDIEMMLGFPPPLFFQICWRFISPAIIFFILVFTVIQYRPISYNDYIYPTWAISIGFLMALSSVICIPIYAIYKVCRSEGDTLLERLKNATKASKDWGPALPEHRSGRYAPAFSPSTESHLEVQPLQPEKGRSEAAAASPVQGSNGSAHSQDSRL; encoded by the exons ATGGCCGATAAGTGCAGCGAGGGGCTGCTG AACGGCGCCGTGCCTGGGGAGCGGGGCAAGCAGGACAAGAGCGTCAAGCGTGGCAACTGGGGCAACCAGATCGAGTTCGTGCTGACCAGCGTGGGCtacgccgtggggctgggcaaCGTCTGGCGCTTCCCATATCTCTGCTACCGCAATGGGGGAG GTGCCTTCATGTTCCCCTACTTCATCATGCTGGTGTTTTGTGGCATCCCCCTCTTCTTCATGGAGCTCTCCTTCGGACAGTTCGCCAGCCAGGGCTGCCTCGGCGTCTGGAGGGTCAGCCCCATGTTCAAAG GCGTGGGCTACGGGATGATGGTGGTGTCCACGTACATCGGGATCTACTACAACGTGGTGATCTGTATTGCCTTCTACTACTTCTTTGTGTCCATGACGCGCGTGCTGCCCTGGACGTACTGCAGCAACGCCTGGAACACGCCCGACTGCGTGGGGGTGCTGGACGGGAACGTCTCCAGCCGCGCCGCCCTCAACCTCACCCGCTTCCTCAACACCACCCAGAAGCGCACCAGCCCCAGCGAGGAGTACTGGAG GAGGTATGTGCTGGACCTCTCGGATGACATCGGGAACCTGGGTGAAGTGAGGCTGCccctgctgggctgcctgggcGTCTCCTGGGTCGTCGTCTTCCTCTGCCTCATCAAGGGCGTCAAGTCCTCGGGGAAG GTGGTGTACTTCACGGCCACCTTCCCCTACGTGGTGCTCACCATCCTCTTCGTGCGCGGCATCACGCTGGAGGGGGCCCTCACTGGTATCATGTACTACCTGACACCTCAGTGGGACAAGATCCTTGACGCCAAG GTGTGGGGTGATGCAGCCTCACAGATCTTCTACTCACTGGGCTGTGCCTGGGGTGGGCTCATCACCATGGCCTCCTACAACAAGTTCCACAACAACTGCTACCG GGACAGCATCATCATCAGCATCACCAACTGCGCCACCAGTGTCTACGCTGGCTTCGTCATCTTCTCCATCCTGGGCTTCATGGCCAACCACTTGGGCGTGGACGTCTCCAAGGTGGCTGACCACGGCCCTGGCCTGGCCTTCGTCGCCTACCCTGAGGCCCTCACCCTGCTTCCCATCTCGCCCCTCTGGTCCATCCTCTTCTTCTTCATGCTCATCCTTCTGGGACTGGGCACACAG TTCTGCTTGCTGGAGACCCTGGTCACGGCCATTGTGGACGAGGTGGGCAATGAGTGGATCATCCGCAGGAAGACCTTCGTGACGCTGGGGGTGGCCGTGGTGGGCTTCCTGCTGGGTGTCCCACTCACCACACAG GCGGGCATCTACTGGCTCCTGCTGATGGACAACTACGCCGCCAGCTTCTCCCTGGTCGTCATCTCCTGCATCATGTGCGTGGCCATCATGTACATCTATG GGCACCGCAGCTACTTCAAGGATATTGAGATGATGCTGGGCTTCCCACCCCCGCTCTTCTTCCAGATCTGCTGGCGCTTCATCTCACCCGCCATCATCTTT TTCATCCTGGTCTTCACAGTGATCCAGTACCGGCCCATCTCCTACAACGACTACATCTACCCCACCTGGGCCATCAGCATCGGCTTCCTCATGGCGCTCTCCTCCGTCATCTGCATCCCCATCTACGCCATCTACAAAGTGTGCCGCTCCGAGGGGGACACGCTGCTGGAG CGTTTGAAAAATGCAACCAAGGCAAGCAAGGACTGGGGCCCGGCGCTGCCAGAGCACCGCAGCGGGCGCTACGCCCCGGCGTTCAGCCCCTCCACCGAGTCCCACCTGGAGGTGCAGCCCCTGCAGCCGGAGAAGGGCCGGAGCGAGGCGGCAGCTGCCTCCCCCGTGCAGGGCAGCAACGGCTCAGCCCACAGCCAGGACTCCAGACTGTGA
- the SLC6A9 gene encoding sodium- and chloride-dependent glycine transporter 1 isoform X1 has translation MKPGTRRAGQPGPPDGSRRQTSPSRPPQQVSGENGAVPGERGKQDKSVKRGNWGNQIEFVLTSVGYAVGLGNVWRFPYLCYRNGGGAFMFPYFIMLVFCGIPLFFMELSFGQFASQGCLGVWRVSPMFKGVGYGMMVVSTYIGIYYNVVICIAFYYFFVSMTRVLPWTYCSNAWNTPDCVGVLDGNVSSRAALNLTRFLNTTQKRTSPSEEYWRRYVLDLSDDIGNLGEVRLPLLGCLGVSWVVVFLCLIKGVKSSGKVVYFTATFPYVVLTILFVRGITLEGALTGIMYYLTPQWDKILDAKVWGDAASQIFYSLGCAWGGLITMASYNKFHNNCYRDSIIISITNCATSVYAGFVIFSILGFMANHLGVDVSKVADHGPGLAFVAYPEALTLLPISPLWSILFFFMLILLGLGTQFCLLETLVTAIVDEVGNEWIIRRKTFVTLGVAVVGFLLGVPLTTQAGIYWLLLMDNYAASFSLVVISCIMCVAIMYIYGHRSYFKDIEMMLGFPPPLFFQICWRFISPAIIFFILVFTVIQYRPISYNDYIYPTWAISIGFLMALSSVICIPIYAIYKVCRSEGDTLLERLKNATKASKDWGPALPEHRSGRYAPAFSPSTESHLEVQPLQPEKGRSEAAAASPVQGSNGSAHSQDSRL, from the exons ATGAAGCCGGGGACTCGCCGAGCTGGCCAGCCTGGCCCCCCAGATGGCAGCCGCAGGCAGACGAGCCCCTCCAGGCCCCCTCAGCAGGTCAGTGGAGAG AACGGCGCCGTGCCTGGGGAGCGGGGCAAGCAGGACAAGAGCGTCAAGCGTGGCAACTGGGGCAACCAGATCGAGTTCGTGCTGACCAGCGTGGGCtacgccgtggggctgggcaaCGTCTGGCGCTTCCCATATCTCTGCTACCGCAATGGGGGAG GTGCCTTCATGTTCCCCTACTTCATCATGCTGGTGTTTTGTGGCATCCCCCTCTTCTTCATGGAGCTCTCCTTCGGACAGTTCGCCAGCCAGGGCTGCCTCGGCGTCTGGAGGGTCAGCCCCATGTTCAAAG GCGTGGGCTACGGGATGATGGTGGTGTCCACGTACATCGGGATCTACTACAACGTGGTGATCTGTATTGCCTTCTACTACTTCTTTGTGTCCATGACGCGCGTGCTGCCCTGGACGTACTGCAGCAACGCCTGGAACACGCCCGACTGCGTGGGGGTGCTGGACGGGAACGTCTCCAGCCGCGCCGCCCTCAACCTCACCCGCTTCCTCAACACCACCCAGAAGCGCACCAGCCCCAGCGAGGAGTACTGGAG GAGGTATGTGCTGGACCTCTCGGATGACATCGGGAACCTGGGTGAAGTGAGGCTGCccctgctgggctgcctgggcGTCTCCTGGGTCGTCGTCTTCCTCTGCCTCATCAAGGGCGTCAAGTCCTCGGGGAAG GTGGTGTACTTCACGGCCACCTTCCCCTACGTGGTGCTCACCATCCTCTTCGTGCGCGGCATCACGCTGGAGGGGGCCCTCACTGGTATCATGTACTACCTGACACCTCAGTGGGACAAGATCCTTGACGCCAAG GTGTGGGGTGATGCAGCCTCACAGATCTTCTACTCACTGGGCTGTGCCTGGGGTGGGCTCATCACCATGGCCTCCTACAACAAGTTCCACAACAACTGCTACCG GGACAGCATCATCATCAGCATCACCAACTGCGCCACCAGTGTCTACGCTGGCTTCGTCATCTTCTCCATCCTGGGCTTCATGGCCAACCACTTGGGCGTGGACGTCTCCAAGGTGGCTGACCACGGCCCTGGCCTGGCCTTCGTCGCCTACCCTGAGGCCCTCACCCTGCTTCCCATCTCGCCCCTCTGGTCCATCCTCTTCTTCTTCATGCTCATCCTTCTGGGACTGGGCACACAG TTCTGCTTGCTGGAGACCCTGGTCACGGCCATTGTGGACGAGGTGGGCAATGAGTGGATCATCCGCAGGAAGACCTTCGTGACGCTGGGGGTGGCCGTGGTGGGCTTCCTGCTGGGTGTCCCACTCACCACACAG GCGGGCATCTACTGGCTCCTGCTGATGGACAACTACGCCGCCAGCTTCTCCCTGGTCGTCATCTCCTGCATCATGTGCGTGGCCATCATGTACATCTATG GGCACCGCAGCTACTTCAAGGATATTGAGATGATGCTGGGCTTCCCACCCCCGCTCTTCTTCCAGATCTGCTGGCGCTTCATCTCACCCGCCATCATCTTT TTCATCCTGGTCTTCACAGTGATCCAGTACCGGCCCATCTCCTACAACGACTACATCTACCCCACCTGGGCCATCAGCATCGGCTTCCTCATGGCGCTCTCCTCCGTCATCTGCATCCCCATCTACGCCATCTACAAAGTGTGCCGCTCCGAGGGGGACACGCTGCTGGAG CGTTTGAAAAATGCAACCAAGGCAAGCAAGGACTGGGGCCCGGCGCTGCCAGAGCACCGCAGCGGGCGCTACGCCCCGGCGTTCAGCCCCTCCACCGAGTCCCACCTGGAGGTGCAGCCCCTGCAGCCGGAGAAGGGCCGGAGCGAGGCGGCAGCTGCCTCCCCCGTGCAGGGCAGCAACGGCTCAGCCCACAGCCAGGACTCCAGACTGTGA
- the SLC6A9 gene encoding sodium- and chloride-dependent glycine transporter 1 isoform X2, with protein MKPGTRRAGQPGPPDGSRRQTSPSRPPQQNGAVPGERGKQDKSVKRGNWGNQIEFVLTSVGYAVGLGNVWRFPYLCYRNGGGAFMFPYFIMLVFCGIPLFFMELSFGQFASQGCLGVWRVSPMFKGVGYGMMVVSTYIGIYYNVVICIAFYYFFVSMTRVLPWTYCSNAWNTPDCVGVLDGNVSSRAALNLTRFLNTTQKRTSPSEEYWRRYVLDLSDDIGNLGEVRLPLLGCLGVSWVVVFLCLIKGVKSSGKVVYFTATFPYVVLTILFVRGITLEGALTGIMYYLTPQWDKILDAKVWGDAASQIFYSLGCAWGGLITMASYNKFHNNCYRDSIIISITNCATSVYAGFVIFSILGFMANHLGVDVSKVADHGPGLAFVAYPEALTLLPISPLWSILFFFMLILLGLGTQFCLLETLVTAIVDEVGNEWIIRRKTFVTLGVAVVGFLLGVPLTTQAGIYWLLLMDNYAASFSLVVISCIMCVAIMYIYGHRSYFKDIEMMLGFPPPLFFQICWRFISPAIIFFILVFTVIQYRPISYNDYIYPTWAISIGFLMALSSVICIPIYAIYKVCRSEGDTLLERLKNATKASKDWGPALPEHRSGRYAPAFSPSTESHLEVQPLQPEKGRSEAAAASPVQGSNGSAHSQDSRL; from the exons ATGAAGCCGGGGACTCGCCGAGCTGGCCAGCCTGGCCCCCCAGATGGCAGCCGCAGGCAGACGAGCCCCTCCAGGCCCCCTCAGCAG AACGGCGCCGTGCCTGGGGAGCGGGGCAAGCAGGACAAGAGCGTCAAGCGTGGCAACTGGGGCAACCAGATCGAGTTCGTGCTGACCAGCGTGGGCtacgccgtggggctgggcaaCGTCTGGCGCTTCCCATATCTCTGCTACCGCAATGGGGGAG GTGCCTTCATGTTCCCCTACTTCATCATGCTGGTGTTTTGTGGCATCCCCCTCTTCTTCATGGAGCTCTCCTTCGGACAGTTCGCCAGCCAGGGCTGCCTCGGCGTCTGGAGGGTCAGCCCCATGTTCAAAG GCGTGGGCTACGGGATGATGGTGGTGTCCACGTACATCGGGATCTACTACAACGTGGTGATCTGTATTGCCTTCTACTACTTCTTTGTGTCCATGACGCGCGTGCTGCCCTGGACGTACTGCAGCAACGCCTGGAACACGCCCGACTGCGTGGGGGTGCTGGACGGGAACGTCTCCAGCCGCGCCGCCCTCAACCTCACCCGCTTCCTCAACACCACCCAGAAGCGCACCAGCCCCAGCGAGGAGTACTGGAG GAGGTATGTGCTGGACCTCTCGGATGACATCGGGAACCTGGGTGAAGTGAGGCTGCccctgctgggctgcctgggcGTCTCCTGGGTCGTCGTCTTCCTCTGCCTCATCAAGGGCGTCAAGTCCTCGGGGAAG GTGGTGTACTTCACGGCCACCTTCCCCTACGTGGTGCTCACCATCCTCTTCGTGCGCGGCATCACGCTGGAGGGGGCCCTCACTGGTATCATGTACTACCTGACACCTCAGTGGGACAAGATCCTTGACGCCAAG GTGTGGGGTGATGCAGCCTCACAGATCTTCTACTCACTGGGCTGTGCCTGGGGTGGGCTCATCACCATGGCCTCCTACAACAAGTTCCACAACAACTGCTACCG GGACAGCATCATCATCAGCATCACCAACTGCGCCACCAGTGTCTACGCTGGCTTCGTCATCTTCTCCATCCTGGGCTTCATGGCCAACCACTTGGGCGTGGACGTCTCCAAGGTGGCTGACCACGGCCCTGGCCTGGCCTTCGTCGCCTACCCTGAGGCCCTCACCCTGCTTCCCATCTCGCCCCTCTGGTCCATCCTCTTCTTCTTCATGCTCATCCTTCTGGGACTGGGCACACAG TTCTGCTTGCTGGAGACCCTGGTCACGGCCATTGTGGACGAGGTGGGCAATGAGTGGATCATCCGCAGGAAGACCTTCGTGACGCTGGGGGTGGCCGTGGTGGGCTTCCTGCTGGGTGTCCCACTCACCACACAG GCGGGCATCTACTGGCTCCTGCTGATGGACAACTACGCCGCCAGCTTCTCCCTGGTCGTCATCTCCTGCATCATGTGCGTGGCCATCATGTACATCTATG GGCACCGCAGCTACTTCAAGGATATTGAGATGATGCTGGGCTTCCCACCCCCGCTCTTCTTCCAGATCTGCTGGCGCTTCATCTCACCCGCCATCATCTTT TTCATCCTGGTCTTCACAGTGATCCAGTACCGGCCCATCTCCTACAACGACTACATCTACCCCACCTGGGCCATCAGCATCGGCTTCCTCATGGCGCTCTCCTCCGTCATCTGCATCCCCATCTACGCCATCTACAAAGTGTGCCGCTCCGAGGGGGACACGCTGCTGGAG CGTTTGAAAAATGCAACCAAGGCAAGCAAGGACTGGGGCCCGGCGCTGCCAGAGCACCGCAGCGGGCGCTACGCCCCGGCGTTCAGCCCCTCCACCGAGTCCCACCTGGAGGTGCAGCCCCTGCAGCCGGAGAAGGGCCGGAGCGAGGCGGCAGCTGCCTCCCCCGTGCAGGGCAGCAACGGCTCAGCCCACAGCCAGGACTCCAGACTGTGA